In a single window of the Streptomyces sp. NBC_00353 genome:
- a CDS encoding Imm32 family immunity protein yields the protein MDEPRIKVYGSATEITVAANAAGLRDLAERLVGLADPGLRDGYQEHLEGGINLEEGPVSLILARDETL from the coding sequence ATGGATGAACCCCGGATCAAGGTGTACGGCTCAGCAACCGAAATCACCGTTGCGGCCAATGCCGCAGGGTTGCGGGACCTGGCTGAACGACTCGTGGGGCTCGCTGATCCCGGCCTCAGGGACGGGTACCAGGAGCATCTTGAGGGCGGTATCAATCTCGAAGAGGGCCCGGTCAGCCTGATCCTGGCCCGAGACGAAACGCTGTAG
- a CDS encoding SMI1/KNR4 family protein encodes MWKETAAGALPDVEFRAPVAAMALAEAERRLGRSLPAQLTALLLETDGMVGEYGTDVVWSLERIVEQNLLFWAPNTFPGLYMPFDPLLFFGDNGGGDQFAFVLTPERPDIFVWDHEADGRLWAARELKDYLHRSLAGAGDWW; translated from the coding sequence ATGTGGAAAGAAACCGCTGCTGGAGCCTTGCCCGACGTCGAGTTCCGGGCACCCGTTGCCGCAATGGCGCTGGCTGAGGCGGAGCGACGCCTGGGCCGAAGCTTGCCGGCGCAGCTGACTGCACTACTGCTGGAGACCGACGGGATGGTCGGTGAGTACGGGACTGACGTCGTGTGGTCTCTGGAGCGGATTGTGGAGCAGAACCTGCTGTTCTGGGCCCCCAATACGTTCCCGGGCCTGTACATGCCCTTTGATCCGCTGCTGTTCTTCGGCGACAACGGCGGCGGCGACCAGTTCGCCTTCGTACTGACGCCCGAGCGTCCGGATATCTTCGTCTGGGACCACGAGGCCGACGGTCGGCTATGGGCTGCACGGGAGCTAAAGGACTACCTGCACCGCTCGCTCGCGGGTGCT